The proteins below are encoded in one region of Juglans microcarpa x Juglans regia isolate MS1-56 chromosome 4D, Jm3101_v1.0, whole genome shotgun sequence:
- the LOC121259539 gene encoding uncharacterized protein LOC121259539: MASSQSSSLVNDFVMESSICWCGLKTPLKTSYTKKNPGRRFFVCRKYNTGDASCEFFIWADILQLLEENILLRENKAWKTWDDVLKREYAIRKREEKVREMAKNLKKEK, encoded by the exons ATGGCATCATCCCAATCATCATCTTTAGTTAATGATTTTGTCATGGAATCATCAAtttgttggtgtggtttgaaaacACCACTAAAGACATCCTACACTAAGAAAAATCCTGGAAGGAGATTCTTTGTCTGCCGAAAGTATAATACA GGAGATGCGAGTTGTGAATTCTTCATATGGGCGGATATACTTCAGTTGCTAGAGGAGAACATTTTATTAAGAGAGAATAAGGCTTGGAAGACTTGGGATGATGTCTTAAAGCGCGAGTATGCCATTCGCAAAAGggaagagaaagtgagagagatggcgaaaaatctaaaaaaagaaaagtga